From Bacillus oleivorans:
ATTACATTCTCTGCTGTTTCCCCAATAATCTCCTCTACATCTGAATCAGTCATAAAAGAAAGACTAGGCGGTAACTCTCCCATGTCAAACCTGAGTTTCTCAGCACCTTTTTCAATATTTTCAAAGGTTGTATAAGAATTATGGGGAGCTTGTCTTTCAGACGACCTGTAAAACAAAGTACCGTCATAATACATTCCATTAATATTATCTACATACCCATTATCAGACAACACTTTTGCCTCTGTACTAAAGCCATGGGCTATATATAAGCTATTAAAACCTTTAGCAATATCCATAAAGTAGTCTCTCGCACTGCGAACCGGCCCTACTTCTTCAGGCGGATTGCTTTGGAAAATCGCCAAAAACCTTGTAATGTTTCCTTCGGTTAAAATTTCATATACAATATCCGCCTCAGGCAACCCTGTTTGCGGTCTTGCATGGATATCATTATTAATCATGACAGCAACAGATCTGCCTTTAATCTCATCATCGGAGCCGACGCCAGTTAGCGGATAGCGAAAAGCATATTCCTTGTTATTTTCATCTGTTGTATCTTCCTCCTGTTGTTCGGGCGGAGAAGATTCTTCTTCTGGCGTAGCTTCTTCCTCACTGCATCCAGCAAGTAAAAGTCCAACTCCTAATACGATACTTGCAGCCTTCCTTTTCCATAACACCTATATACACCCCTAGTTGA
This genomic window contains:
- a CDS encoding DUF3048 domain-containing protein, coding for MLWKRKAASIVLGVGLLLAGCSEEEATPEEESSPPEQQEEDTTDENNKEYAFRYPLTGVGSDDEIKGRSVAVMINNDIHARPQTGLPEADIVYEILTEGNITRFLAIFQSNPPEEVGPVRSARDYFMDIAKGFNSLYIAHGFSTEAKVLSDNGYVDNINGMYYDGTLFYRSSERQAPHNSYTTFENIEKGAEKLRFDMGELPPSLSFMTDSDVEEIIGETAENVMVTYNSPLYDVIYEYDPESEKYKRFTNGEQTVDHQSGEPVLLDNIVILEAPHQVVDNKGRRDIDFSTGGEAYLVQKGKWKKIEWKNVDGRILPYENGQPAKLVTGKTWINVIPDNPGLTQSVSFEAITS